A stretch of DNA from bacterium:
TTTATCCTGAGCAATAATACACCTCCGCTGGCAAATGTTGCACCTCACTCTATTATTCTTTAATCTATCGTATAAAAGCGATTCCTTTTTCATCTCTACTTAATTTATCAAAATAATTTCTAATGTCAATATGTATTGACAAAATTAAGATAGAATTGTAAAATTATAAATATGACTTTCTTATTCCTTATTACTATGCTCGGGGTAGCACCTCACTATGAGATTGCTTCCCCTGAATTAAGTTCAGGGTCACTCGAAATGAGATTCATTGAACCTGATTCGTTGACACATACACAATTTAAAGAGGCGTCACCTCAAGATAATTGGATTGCTTTAGATAAGTTACATCACTTTTCTTACTCATTTGGGATTACAGGACTCTCTTACCATGTTTATCACTGTCAGCTTAATAACCCAAATCCGGGGGCAAGAGTCTTTTCTATATCAATTGCATCTATTGCAGGAATTGGGAAGGAACTTCTTGATAAATATTATGGAAAGAGTACAATAAGTTATAAAGACATCACAGCAGATGCACTTGGCATAGTCACTGCTACTATCATCTTTACACTGTACCCTTAATGGAATATATACTACCTCACATTAGAAAACCACTTAGATACATAGGAAATGAAGTTGGCAGTATTCATAAGGATTGGAATAAAGCCAGTATCAAGTTTGCTATCTGTTACCCCGATTTGTACGAACTCGGAATGAGTTGTCTCGGTGTAAGGGTCATTTATTTTTTGCTTAACTCATTTTCTGATATCATTTGTGAAAGAGTATTTGCACCATGGACTGACCTTGAACAATGGCTGAGAAATACACATACTCCACTCGTATCACTTGAATCAATGACTCCACTTAATAAATTTGATTGTATAGGTTTCTCTTTGCAACATGAATTAACATACACCAATGTTCTTAATATGCTTGACCTCAGTAAAATCCCTATCCACTCAGAAGAGAGAGTGGAATCTGACCCACTCATTATTGCTGGAGGACCCGGAACACTAAATCCATTCCCTATGATAAGATTCTTTGATTGTTTCTTTATAGGAGAAGCTGAGCCAACAATTCCAAAATTTATTGAATGTATGAAAGAATGGAAAAACAAGAAACTTAAAAAAGAAGAGCTACTTTTAGAACTATCTAAAACACCTGGAATTTTTATTCCCAAAATTAGTAAAAATGTTAAAAGACAATGGACTCAAGAACTACAAAATGAAAAATTCCATAAAGCTCCAATTGTACCATTTATTGAGATTGAGCGTGATTCACTTGTAGTTGAAATTTCAAGGGGTTGCACAAGAGGGTGCAGATTCTGTCAAGCAGGAATGGTTACAAGACCTTATAGGGAAAGAAATGTAGAATCAATTTTAGAGCTTGTCAAAAGTGGAACCAAAAACACAGGCTACAGGGATGTATCCTTACTCTCTTTATCTGCATCAGACCACTCACAACTGATTGAAATCATTAAAAGAATCAAGGCATTAGGAATTGAGCCATCGTTGCCATCGCTTCGCGGTGACTCACTAACTGATAAGCTTGCAAACCTCGTAGGTAAAGGTGGGATAACTTTTGCACCTGAAACTGGAACTGATAAGCTAAGAAAAATTATTAATAAAGATACAAGTGAATCACAAATACTAAATTCTTGTGAACTTGCAAGCAGTCACGGGTTTACTCATACTAAGTTATACTATATGATTGGTCTGCCAGGAGAAAATGATGAAGACATTAATGGTATAGTGAAACTTACAAAGCAAATTGCTAAAATTATGCGTGGTAAACAAGTTAATGTAGCTATTGCTCCATTCGTCCCTCGACCTCATACCCCATTCCAGTGGGAACCTCAAGAATCGGTAGATAAATTGAGAGATAAAGTAATATATATCAAAGACTCTCTACATAAAGGAAATATAAAGGTAAAATACAGAGACCTGTATATGAGCTTTATTGAGGGAATATGTGCAAGAGGAGATGAGCAAGTATCAGAACTAATTGAAGAGGCGTGGAGACGGGGGGCAAAATTTGACGGATGGGGTGACAAATTCAATTTCAGTTACTGGGAAGATTCATTTGAAAAACTTGGAATAAACCCATATACTTATATAGGTGGATATTCAGAAGATGCACATTTACCTTGGGAGATAATAGATGTAGGAGTTAAGAAAGGATACTTGCTTGAAGAACGTAAAAAGACAGCCCCTACTATAGATTGTAGGATTGCAGGCTGTACCAAATGTGGTGTATGTAATAGTCCAAATCCTATACCTATGGAAAGAGAAGCTGTTGAAAAAAGTGTTATTAGTTATGGAAGAGCTAAGAAGCAGGCAATTGAACCTGAAGTTAAGTTAAGATTTAGGCTAAAATTTGAAAAATCTGATGAAATGAGATTCCTTGGCCACCTTGACCTTGTAAGAGCAATTGAACGTGCAATAATAAGAGCTGAAATTCCAATTGCATATTCTAAAGGGTTTAAGCCAAGACCAGTAATTTCGTTCTCACCACCGTTACCTTTTGGAGTGACCTCAAAAGAAGAGTATCTTGACATCTCACTTAAATCTACACCTCATGGTGATATTAAATGTTTACTAAATTGTACACTACCAAAAGGTATACAGATTATAGATGTAACCCAACTATGGGAAGCGGCAAAGTCTTCATTTGAAGAATTCAAGAAGTGTATATATAGAATACAAAATGTAAATATACCAGAACAAAAGATACACGAATTTATGGCAAAAGATGAAATCATCGGGCATGAAATAAACTTAAGACTATTTGTAATTGATATTAAAAAGGAAAACAATTCAATTACACTTTTGATGCAAATAGGGAAAGCAAAACCTTGGTGGATTCTTGAGTCTTTACTTGAAATTTCTGAAGAACAGGCTATTGATTTTAAAATTGAAAGAATTAGATTATTATAGAAAGGGGTAATTTTGCTTGACAAATAGAGTGCCTTAATATACTATAACAGGATATAGGCGATATTATTGAAATTCTTCGCTACGTTCAGAATGACAGGGAAGGTAAAGAATGGTTGAATTTTATTGCTTACTTGTTTTTATGGTTGCAGCTGCGATAGTTGCGTGTGAGACAAGAGATTTACTTGGTGCAATAATATCATTTGGGGCAGTCGGGTTTGTGCAGGCAATTTTATTTCTTATGCTACAGGCACCTGACCTCGCTATTACACAAGTGGTGGTTGAAGTTTTGACTTTGGTCATATTTATAGCAGCTATATCAAGGGCAACAAGAGTTGATACTACAGCGCATCCACTTGCAACATCTATAATTGGGATATGTATCCTTATATTTATAGTCATCGTTACTATCCAGGTATTGAGATTTTTGCCAAAATTTGGTGAACCTCTCTTAAGAGTTTCTAATTTTTATTTTGAGAACGGCCTTAAAGGGACAGGGGCAGCTAATCTTGTTGCTGCTATAATTCTTGACTTCAGAGGCTATGATACACTTGGGGAGGCAACAGTTTTATTTACTGCTTGCTTGGGAGTTATAGTAATTTTAAGAGAGATAGGTAAAAAAAAGAAGTAATTATGAGTGGGATGACTATAATAATTAAGACTGTAACAAGAATTATTGTTGGTTTCCTAATGGCTTATGGGATATATATTGTATTACATGGACACTTGACCCCTGGTGGTGGGTTTGCTGGCGGGGTTATAGTTGCTGGCAGTTTTGTTTTGTTTTTACTATCTTACGGTGAGCGGGAAGGCTACAATAAAATGAGAAAGACGATTGTCTCATTCTTTGAGGGATTTGGTGGAGTTGTGTTCTTGACTGTTGCGGTGCTTGGAATTATAGGTGGTGTGTTTTTCAATAACTTTATAGAAAAAGGTGAGCCAATTAAATTGTTTAGTGCAGGAATAATACCTGTATGCAATATAGCTATTGGGATAAAAGTAGCATGTGCCCTTTTTGCAATATTTGTGACATTTTTGCTACTTGAGGAATAATGATTCCTTATGCATTTTGTGTTATCCTTTTAGGGATTGGGTTGTATGTTGTTATTGCCAAAAAGAATATTATAAGAATTGCAATTGGACTATGCTTGACAGAATATGCTATTAATCTATTTATTGTTATGGTTGGATACAGACAGGGAGGTTTGCCTCCTATAATAACAAAAGTAGGTGAGACAACTCTCTTTGTTGACCCACTTCCTCAGGCACTTGTCCTTACCGCTATAGTTATTGGATTATGCACAACTGCATTAATTGTAGCAATTGCAGTCAGAATCTATAAAAGGTATGGCACTTTTGATTTAACTAAAATCAAAAGACTTAAAGGATAATGAATAACTTAATACCAATTTTTGTTGCTATCCCATTAGGAACTGCCTTTGTGCTTGCAATGCTTTTTAAGCTAAACGAGCGCGTCTCAGATGTGCTTGCAAACATAGCCACATTTTCACTACTCTGTTTATCTTTGAGAATGATACCTATCCTTGCTAAATATGGCTATTTTATCTATAAAATTGGAGGATGGGCACCACCTTTTGGGATAAATTTTGTCCTTGATGGGTTATCCCTATTTATGCTTATTGTGGTGAGTATAGTGAGCTTTTTTGCATCATTTTATTCAATTTCTTATATGGAACATTATACAGATAAACCAAGGTATTACGCCATTTTCTTGCTTATGATTGCTGGGATGAACGGAATAATTTTGACCGGTGACTTATTTAATTTATTTGTATTTATAGAGATTGCATCAATTGCATCTTATGCACTTGTAGGCTTTGGGACACAGCATGAGGAGCTTGAAGCAGCATTTAAATATATGGTGATGGGAGAGATTGCATCATTACTGATACTTTTGGGAGTTATCTTGTTATACTCAGGAGTTGGTTCAGTTAATATG
This window harbors:
- a CDS encoding TIGR03936 family radical SAM-associated protein, with translation MEYILPHIRKPLRYIGNEVGSIHKDWNKASIKFAICYPDLYELGMSCLGVRVIYFLLNSFSDIICERVFAPWTDLEQWLRNTHTPLVSLESMTPLNKFDCIGFSLQHELTYTNVLNMLDLSKIPIHSEERVESDPLIIAGGPGTLNPFPMIRFFDCFFIGEAEPTIPKFIECMKEWKNKKLKKEELLLELSKTPGIFIPKISKNVKRQWTQELQNEKFHKAPIVPFIEIERDSLVVEISRGCTRGCRFCQAGMVTRPYRERNVESILELVKSGTKNTGYRDVSLLSLSASDHSQLIEIIKRIKALGIEPSLPSLRGDSLTDKLANLVGKGGITFAPETGTDKLRKIINKDTSESQILNSCELASSHGFTHTKLYYMIGLPGENDEDINGIVKLTKQIAKIMRGKQVNVAIAPFVPRPHTPFQWEPQESVDKLRDKVIYIKDSLHKGNIKVKYRDLYMSFIEGICARGDEQVSELIEEAWRRGAKFDGWGDKFNFSYWEDSFEKLGINPYTYIGGYSEDAHLPWEIIDVGVKKGYLLEERKKTAPTIDCRIAGCTKCGVCNSPNPIPMEREAVEKSVISYGRAKKQAIEPEVKLRFRLKFEKSDEMRFLGHLDLVRAIERAIIRAEIPIAYSKGFKPRPVISFSPPLPFGVTSKEEYLDISLKSTPHGDIKCLLNCTLPKGIQIIDVTQLWEAAKSSFEEFKKCIYRIQNVNIPEQKIHEFMAKDEIIGHEINLRLFVIDIKKENNSITLLMQIGKAKPWWILESLLEISEEQAIDFKIERIRLL
- a CDS encoding DUF4040 domain-containing protein — protein: MVEFYCLLVFMVAAAIVACETRDLLGAIISFGAVGFVQAILFLMLQAPDLAITQVVVEVLTLVIFIAAISRATRVDTTAHPLATSIIGICILIFIVIVTIQVLRFLPKFGEPLLRVSNFYFENGLKGTGAANLVAAIILDFRGYDTLGEATVLFTACLGVIVILREIGKKKK
- a CDS encoding MnhB domain-containing protein translates to MTIIIKTVTRIIVGFLMAYGIYIVLHGHLTPGGGFAGGVIVAGSFVLFLLSYGEREGYNKMRKTIVSFFEGFGGVVFLTVAVLGIIGGVFFNNFIEKGEPIKLFSAGIIPVCNIAIGIKVACALFAIFVTFLLLEE
- a CDS encoding sodium:proton antiporter, producing MIPYAFCVILLGIGLYVVIAKKNIIRIAIGLCLTEYAINLFIVMVGYRQGGLPPIITKVGETTLFVDPLPQALVLTAIVIGLCTTALIVAIAVRIYKRYGTFDLTKIKRLKG